A part of Pseudomonas lutea genomic DNA contains:
- a CDS encoding 3-oxoacyl-ACP reductase yields the protein MASDRYIDFVNSDLGRKLVGAVGLPAPAHLERWQAGRLRPVEGALLLSSGPLADRVTGFAPRLTDVLLSMGGDVTGAHPWNAEQGTKIKAVVFDASALLHTSQLKQLREFFQPILRHLDNSAHVVILARNPDAQTDPLAASTQQAIEGFSRSLAKEMRNGGTVQLLQIEDGAEDQLEGALRFFLSPKSAFISGQVIRLSACARQVQDWTRPLAGRKALVTGAARGIGAAIAETLARDGAEVVLLDVPQAKSDLDALAARLGDQSLVLDICAPDAAMQLMEHLPNGLDIVVHNAGITRDKTLANMPADLWDSVLDVNLNAPQILTQALIDSGALHDNGSVILLASISGLAGNRGQTNYTTSKAGLIGFARAMAPTLKARGISINAVAPGFIETSMTAHMPFAIREAGRRMSSLGQGGQPQDVAEAVAWLGQPGSGAVSGQVLRVCGQSVLGA from the coding sequence ATGGCATCCGATCGCTACATTGACTTCGTCAACTCCGACCTCGGCCGCAAGCTGGTCGGCGCCGTCGGCTTGCCTGCCCCCGCACACTTGGAACGCTGGCAGGCGGGGCGTCTGCGTCCGGTTGAAGGGGCGCTGCTGCTGAGCTCCGGGCCACTGGCCGACCGTGTGACTGGTTTCGCCCCGCGCCTCACTGACGTGCTGTTGAGCATGGGCGGCGACGTCACCGGCGCCCACCCTTGGAATGCGGAGCAAGGCACGAAGATCAAAGCCGTGGTGTTCGATGCCAGCGCATTGCTACACACCTCCCAGTTGAAGCAGTTGCGCGAATTCTTTCAGCCGATCCTGCGCCATCTGGACAACAGCGCGCACGTCGTCATTCTTGCGCGCAACCCCGACGCGCAAACCGATCCGTTGGCCGCCAGTACACAACAGGCCATTGAAGGCTTCAGCCGCTCGCTGGCCAAGGAAATGCGCAACGGCGGCACGGTCCAACTGTTACAGATCGAGGATGGCGCCGAGGATCAGCTCGAAGGTGCGCTGCGCTTTTTCCTGTCGCCCAAGAGTGCATTCATCTCCGGTCAGGTCATCCGCCTCAGTGCCTGCGCTCGGCAGGTTCAGGACTGGACACGCCCTTTGGCCGGGCGCAAAGCGCTGGTGACGGGCGCAGCGCGGGGTATCGGCGCGGCCATCGCCGAAACATTGGCGCGCGACGGTGCCGAAGTAGTGCTGCTGGATGTGCCTCAAGCCAAATCGGACCTGGACGCCCTCGCTGCACGCCTTGGCGACCAGTCCTTGGTCCTGGATATCTGCGCTCCCGATGCAGCCATGCAATTGATGGAACACCTGCCGAACGGGCTGGATATCGTCGTTCATAACGCCGGCATCACGCGGGACAAGACACTGGCGAACATGCCGGCCGACTTGTGGGACTCAGTGCTCGACGTCAACCTCAATGCCCCGCAAATTCTCACTCAAGCTCTGATCGACAGCGGCGCGCTGCACGACAATGGCAGCGTGATTCTGCTGGCGTCGATCAGCGGGCTGGCCGGCAATCGCGGGCAAACCAACTACACCACCAGCAAGGCCGGGTTGATCGGCTTCGCCCGGGCCATGGCGCCGACGCTCAAAGCTCGGGGCATCAGCATCAACGCCGTGGCGCCGGGGTTCATCGAGACCAGCATGACGGCGCACATGCCGTTTGCCATTCGTGAAGCGGGCAGGCGCATGAGCTCCCTGGGCCAGGGCGGCCAACCGCAGGATGTGGCCGAAGCAGTGGCCTGGCTCGGGCAACCGGGCTCAGGCGCCGTGAGCGGCCAAGTACTGCGCGTGTGCGGGCAAAGCGTTCTTGGGGCCTGA
- a CDS encoding AraC family transcriptional regulator — translation MANNPHLLSRPADTRRVIPALSHLLRPLHARAESLGAGSWTPTHRHDWVQFSYAISGVLGVHTEQGSFFAPPQWGVWIPPGLDHEIITSARAEMRSLYVRRDDCVWAPARCRVLEVTPLARELIKRFCLLPPDYPQGDSPESRLVQVLLDQLATLAEVGFSLPLPRHPRLLSLCYELIEQPSQTTTLGEWAQRLNVSEKTLMRLFQRETGLSFRGWRQRARLLASLNALEEGASVTTAALACGYDSTSAFIAAFKGLFGFTPGELF, via the coding sequence ATGGCGAACAATCCTCACCTCCTATCGCGTCCCGCAGACACCCGGCGCGTCATTCCAGCGCTTTCCCATCTATTGCGCCCGCTTCACGCCCGGGCCGAAAGCCTGGGTGCGGGCTCGTGGACACCGACTCACCGTCATGACTGGGTGCAGTTCTCATACGCAATCAGCGGTGTATTGGGCGTTCATACCGAGCAGGGCAGTTTCTTTGCGCCGCCTCAGTGGGGCGTGTGGATTCCTCCCGGCCTTGATCACGAGATCATCACCTCGGCCCGCGCTGAGATGCGCAGCCTGTATGTGCGTCGAGACGATTGTGTCTGGGCGCCGGCGCGTTGCCGAGTGCTTGAAGTCACCCCATTGGCGCGGGAATTGATTAAAAGGTTTTGCCTCCTTCCACCGGATTACCCCCAAGGAGACAGCCCCGAGAGCCGTTTGGTGCAGGTGCTGCTGGATCAACTGGCGACGCTGGCGGAAGTCGGGTTTTCGTTACCGTTGCCCCGCCATCCTCGTCTGCTTTCCCTCTGCTACGAACTCATTGAACAGCCAAGTCAGACCACCACCCTCGGCGAGTGGGCGCAGAGGCTGAACGTCTCCGAGAAGACCCTGATGCGACTTTTTCAGCGCGAAACCGGCTTGAGTTTTCGGGGCTGGCGGCAAAGGGCGCGGTTGCTGGCTTCATTGAATGCGCTGGAGGAGGGTGCCAGCGTCACCACTGCGGCGCTGGCGTGCGGGTATGACTCGACGTCGGCGTTTATTGCGGCGTTCAAGGGGTTGTTTGGGTTTACGCCGGGGGAGTTGTTTTAA
- a CDS encoding acetyl-CoA C-acetyltransferase, with amino-acid sequence MIQIRRVAIVGGNRIPFARSNGAYATASNQEMLTAALEGLIERFNLHGLRMGEVAAGAVLKHSRDFNLTRECVLGSRLSPQTPAYDIQQACGTGLEAALLVANKIALGQIECGIAGGVDTTSDAPIGVNEDLRQILLQVNRSKTTADKLKALTQLRLHNLKPELPRNGEPRTGLSMGQHCELMAQTWNIPREAQDQLTLESHQKMAAAYAEGWQDDLLTPFFGLTRDNNLRTDASLEKLASLKAAYERSAKGTLTAGNSTPLTDGASLVLLASEEWAKERGLPILAYWRDGEAAAVDFVRGNEGLLMAPVYAVPRLLARNGLTLQDFDYYEIHEAFAAQVLCTLKAWEDPDYCKTRLGLDAALGSIDRSKLNVKGSSLAAGHPFAATGGRIVANLAKLLSKKGGGRGLISICAAGGQGVTAILER; translated from the coding sequence ATGATTCAGATACGACGCGTGGCCATTGTCGGCGGCAATCGCATTCCGTTCGCTCGCTCCAACGGCGCGTATGCCACGGCCAGCAATCAGGAAATGCTGACCGCTGCGCTGGAGGGTCTGATCGAACGTTTCAATCTGCATGGCCTGCGCATGGGGGAAGTGGCTGCGGGCGCGGTGCTCAAGCACTCCCGTGATTTCAACCTCACCCGCGAATGCGTGCTCGGCTCGAGGCTGTCGCCGCAAACTCCGGCTTACGATATTCAACAAGCCTGCGGCACCGGGCTTGAAGCAGCGCTGTTGGTGGCAAACAAGATCGCCCTTGGCCAGATCGAATGCGGCATCGCCGGCGGCGTCGACACCACGTCTGATGCCCCTATTGGCGTTAACGAAGACCTGCGGCAGATCCTGTTGCAGGTGAACCGCAGCAAAACCACGGCCGACAAACTCAAAGCCCTGACGCAATTGCGCCTCCATAACCTGAAACCTGAGCTTCCGCGCAACGGCGAACCGCGCACCGGCTTGTCGATGGGCCAGCACTGCGAATTGATGGCCCAGACCTGGAACATCCCCCGCGAGGCACAAGACCAATTGACGCTGGAAAGTCACCAGAAAATGGCCGCGGCGTACGCGGAAGGCTGGCAGGACGATCTGCTCACGCCGTTCTTCGGTCTGACGCGGGACAACAATCTGCGCACCGATGCGAGTCTGGAAAAGCTGGCTTCACTCAAGGCCGCTTACGAACGCAGCGCCAAAGGCACGCTGACGGCGGGCAACTCAACACCGCTTACCGACGGCGCCTCGCTGGTGCTGCTTGCCAGCGAGGAGTGGGCAAAGGAGCGCGGGCTGCCGATTCTCGCGTACTGGCGCGACGGCGAGGCGGCGGCGGTGGATTTCGTGCGCGGTAATGAAGGTCTGCTGATGGCGCCTGTCTATGCCGTCCCCCGGCTGTTGGCTCGTAACGGCCTGACGCTGCAAGACTTCGATTACTACGAAATCCATGAAGCCTTCGCCGCACAAGTGCTGTGTACGTTGAAGGCGTGGGAGGATCCGGATTACTGCAAAACACGCTTGGGGCTTGATGCGGCGTTGGGGTCGATTGACCGCAGCAAGCTGAACGTGAAAGGCAGCTCGCTGGCGGCGGGGCATCCGTTTGCTGCGACGGGTGGGCGGATCGTGGCGAATCTGGCGAAGTTGTTGAGCAAGAAAGGGGGAGGACGCGGGTTGATCTCTATCTGCGCGGCGGGCGGTCAAGGTGTGACGGCGATTCTGGAGCGATGA